The following coding sequences are from one Candidatus Ozemobacteraceae bacterium window:
- a CDS encoding flagellar basal body rod C-terminal domain-containing protein — protein sequence MRITNGTPNLLRESIARADSAAGTMNADPVKGMTDLMQSENGVKMASKLIKAKDEMLGTILDMKA from the coding sequence ATGAGAATCACGAACGGCACCCCGAATCTCCTCAGGGAATCGATCGCCAGAGCCGATTCCGCGGCCGGCACCATGAACGCCGATCCGGTGAAGGGCATGACGGATCTCATGCAGTCCGAGAACGGCGTCAAAATGGCGAGCAAGCTGATCAAGGCCAAGGACGAGATGCTCGGTACGATCCTCGACATGAAAGCCTGA
- a CDS encoding nitroreductase family protein, with product MPLDFVVDTTRCTKCGACAADCPSLIISLESGAPAIKAEKEVKCIKCQHCLAVCPTGAISIFGKNPAASTQIKGRFPDADKMEALIKGRRSVRRYLDENLPPDLIQRLLDVTAHAPTGCNSRKVFFSVVDDRAVMTKIRTELLDIIEARSKADQLPPDLKFFGDFVPLWREKNIDAIFRRAPHMLIVSAPTSIATPEQDCIIAMTQFELFAQSLGLGTLWCGLATWAFNDIAPKFKTWLGIPEENLIGYVMLFGKPAVTYHRAVQHAPAGIHHIK from the coding sequence ATGCCACTCGACTTCGTGGTCGATACAACCCGCTGTACCAAGTGCGGCGCCTGCGCTGCGGACTGTCCCTCCCTCATCATCTCGCTCGAGTCCGGCGCTCCGGCGATCAAGGCCGAGAAAGAGGTGAAGTGCATCAAATGCCAGCACTGCCTCGCCGTCTGCCCGACCGGCGCCATTTCGATTTTCGGCAAGAACCCGGCCGCATCAACCCAGATCAAGGGGCGGTTCCCGGATGCCGACAAGATGGAAGCGCTCATCAAAGGCCGACGCTCCGTGCGCCGGTATCTCGACGAGAATCTGCCGCCCGACCTGATCCAGCGTCTTCTCGACGTCACCGCGCACGCTCCCACCGGGTGCAACTCGCGCAAGGTCTTTTTCAGCGTCGTCGATGACCGGGCCGTCATGACGAAGATCCGCACCGAGCTCCTCGACATCATCGAGGCCCGCTCGAAAGCTGACCAGCTTCCGCCCGACCTCAAGTTCTTTGGGGATTTCGTTCCACTCTGGCGCGAGAAGAACATCGACGCGATCTTCCGGCGCGCCCCCCACATGCTGATCGTCTCGGCCCCCACCTCGATCGCGACCCCCGAACAGGACTGCATCATCGCCATGACCCAGTTCGAGCTGTTCGCCCAGTCGCTGGGACTCGGCACCCTCTGGTGCGGCCTTGCCACCTGGGCGTTCAACGACATCGCCCCGAAGTTCAAGACCTGGCTGGGCATCCCGGAAGAAAACCTGATCGGGTACGTCATGCTGTTCGGAAAGCCCGCCGTGACCTACCATCGCGCCGTCCAGCACGCCCCGGCAGGCATTCACCACATAAAATAG
- a CDS encoding NADH-quinone oxidoreductase subunit H, with protein MMTNMTQVVIALVAVLLAPAVGALLQGIDRIVNARMQSRVGPPLLQPVYDVMKLLGKEVVMLNRTQILYAWLHLFFLMLATALVVLGQDMIMILLVLAVSTIALILGGMCVRSPYSRIGSQREIMQMLSYEPILVMLVIGIFLTNGSFMARDITLAGKPLLLTLPLIFFAFLLVTAIKLKKSPFDLATSHHGHQEIVKGITIEYAGPYLAVLEIAHWYETALVFLVLAAFWATNWKIGILIAIISYGIEILFDNLCARLTYQWMLSHMWTVGLGLSVTNLIWLYWK; from the coding sequence ATGATGACGAACATGACTCAGGTGGTGATCGCGCTCGTTGCCGTTCTCCTCGCGCCGGCGGTGGGGGCGCTTCTTCAGGGAATCGACCGCATCGTCAACGCCCGGATGCAGAGCCGCGTCGGCCCGCCGCTCCTCCAGCCCGTATACGACGTGATGAAGCTGCTCGGCAAGGAAGTCGTGATGCTCAACCGCACGCAGATTCTGTATGCCTGGCTTCACCTCTTCTTCCTGATGCTCGCCACGGCCCTGGTGGTTCTCGGCCAGGACATGATCATGATCCTGCTGGTTCTCGCCGTGAGCACGATCGCCCTCATCCTCGGGGGGATGTGCGTCCGCTCGCCCTACAGCCGCATCGGAAGCCAGCGCGAGATCATGCAGATGCTCTCGTACGAGCCGATTCTCGTCATGCTCGTCATCGGCATCTTCCTGACCAACGGCAGCTTCATGGCGCGTGACATCACCCTCGCCGGAAAACCGCTGCTGCTGACCCTGCCGCTGATCTTCTTCGCGTTCCTCCTGGTGACCGCGATCAAGCTGAAAAAATCGCCGTTCGACCTGGCGACGTCGCATCACGGTCACCAGGAGATCGTCAAGGGCATCACGATCGAGTATGCGGGTCCGTATCTCGCTGTCCTCGAGATCGCCCACTGGTATGAAACCGCGCTGGTGTTCCTCGTTCTGGCCGCCTTCTGGGCCACCAACTGGAAAATAGGAATACTGATCGCTATTATATCTTACGGTATAGAGATTCTGTTCGACAACCTGTGCGCCCGCCTGACCTACCAGTGGATGCTCTCCCACATGTGGACGGTCGGCCTCGGTCTCTCGGTGACGAACCTGATCTGGCTCTACTGGAAATGA
- a CDS encoding DMT family transporter: MIDLHRNRFVSAHTAGLFLVIVAATLWSFAGVAVKRLPGLDPLAITGWRSVFALPVILAVWANCGVAVRPGTRRVMFGSALSYAAMVMLFISATRMTTAANAIVLQYTAPLWVAVFSRLVLGEIVTRREWLMMAACLVGMAFFFLDRLSLEGRLGIVYAIVSGMACGLNTLFLRRLSRETVPEPADAADVPERPVRTGDGWAGIPALAAGNIFVILFSSASMARDIPADMTEWAIISALGVFQLALPYVIFLVGIRYVTAVESILFAMLEAILNPLWAGLGAGEWPSGNAVLGAGLILGSMAVYGIVRANSRIPDKR; encoded by the coding sequence ATGATCGATCTTCACCGCAACCGCTTCGTGTCGGCGCATACGGCCGGTCTTTTTCTCGTCATCGTCGCGGCGACCCTCTGGAGCTTCGCCGGCGTAGCCGTCAAGCGACTTCCGGGGCTCGACCCGCTTGCAATCACCGGCTGGCGCAGCGTATTTGCGCTTCCGGTCATCCTTGCCGTCTGGGCGAACTGCGGCGTCGCCGTCAGGCCCGGCACGCGGAGGGTGATGTTCGGCTCGGCCCTGTCGTATGCCGCGATGGTGATGTTATTTATCTCCGCGACTCGCATGACGACTGCCGCAAACGCGATCGTTCTGCAATATACGGCCCCGCTGTGGGTGGCCGTGTTTTCGCGGCTGGTTCTCGGCGAAATCGTCACGCGCCGGGAGTGGCTGATGATGGCGGCCTGTCTGGTCGGCATGGCTTTTTTCTTTCTCGATCGACTCAGCCTCGAAGGTCGGCTCGGCATCGTCTACGCCATCGTCTCGGGAATGGCCTGCGGGCTGAACACCCTCTTCCTTCGCCGGCTCTCGCGTGAAACCGTCCCCGAGCCCGCGGACGCCGCGGACGTTCCGGAACGTCCCGTGCGAACGGGCGACGGCTGGGCTGGCATTCCCGCGCTCGCCGCGGGAAACATCTTCGTCATTCTCTTCAGCTCGGCGTCCATGGCGCGTGATATCCCCGCCGATATGACGGAGTGGGCGATCATCTCCGCTCTCGGGGTGTTCCAACTGGCTCTCCCGTATGTGATCTTCCTCGTCGGCATCCGGTACGTGACGGCCGTCGAAAGCATCCTGTTCGCGATGCTCGAGGCGATCCTCAATCCGCTCTGGGCTGGCTTGGGGGCAGGGGAATGGCCGTCCGGGAACGCCGTTCTCGGCGCCGGTCTCATCCTCGGCTCGATGGCCGTCTACGGGATCGTTCGTGCGAATAGCCGCATTCCGGACAAAAGGTAA
- a CDS encoding CaiB/BaiF CoA-transferase family protein, whose protein sequence is MNKKANENLSPKDAAKGPLDGIVVIDLTRVLAGPYCSMMLADMGATVIKIERPEGGDDARAFTPFVNGESAYFMSINRGKKSVTLNLKSERGRGILIDLVKKADVLIENFKPGVMAKLGLAYEELAKHNPRLIYAASSGFGQNGPYSDRPAYDLIIQGMGGLMSITGPNAETPSKVGSSVADIFAGMFTAIGILGALHARERTGRGQMVDVGMLDCMVAILENAIARFAATGKDPVPIGNAHPSISPFATVTTSDGAINIACGNDELWKKFCRLAGLDELIEDARFRTNGDRVKHWADLQKLINAAMKKKTTDAWMAILQPGGIPCGPINPISRVMEDPHLLARKMLVEVAHPVAGLMKIPGVPIKFSDTLSEVRGPAPLLGEHTAAVLGEMLGLGPVEIESLKAQQVI, encoded by the coding sequence ATGAACAAAAAAGCGAATGAAAACCTCTCGCCGAAGGACGCGGCGAAGGGCCCTCTCGACGGCATCGTCGTGATCGACCTTACGCGCGTCCTCGCCGGCCCCTACTGTTCGATGATGCTCGCCGACATGGGCGCGACCGTGATCAAGATCGAGAGGCCCGAGGGGGGCGACGATGCCCGCGCGTTTACCCCATTCGTGAACGGCGAGAGCGCCTACTTCATGAGCATCAACCGGGGCAAGAAGAGCGTCACCCTGAATCTCAAGTCCGAACGCGGCCGCGGGATTCTGATCGATCTGGTCAAAAAAGCCGACGTCCTGATCGAGAATTTCAAGCCCGGCGTCATGGCCAAGCTGGGCCTGGCCTACGAAGAGCTCGCGAAACATAATCCGCGGCTCATTTATGCGGCGTCGTCCGGGTTCGGTCAGAACGGCCCCTACAGCGACCGGCCGGCTTACGACCTGATCATCCAGGGAATGGGCGGCCTGATGAGCATCACCGGCCCGAACGCCGAAACCCCCTCGAAAGTCGGCAGCTCGGTTGCCGACATCTTTGCCGGCATGTTCACCGCCATCGGCATTCTTGGGGCCCTCCACGCCCGCGAGCGGACCGGCCGCGGCCAGATGGTCGACGTCGGCATGCTCGACTGCATGGTCGCGATCCTCGAAAACGCGATCGCCCGCTTCGCCGCCACCGGAAAGGATCCGGTGCCGATCGGAAACGCGCATCCGTCGATCTCCCCCTTCGCGACCGTCACGACCTCCGACGGAGCCATCAACATCGCCTGCGGCAACGACGAGCTGTGGAAGAAGTTCTGCCGCCTCGCCGGCCTCGACGAGCTGATCGAGGATGCCCGGTTCAGGACGAATGGCGACCGCGTCAAACACTGGGCTGACCTGCAAAAGCTGATCAACGCGGCGATGAAAAAGAAGACGACCGACGCATGGATGGCGATCCTCCAGCCGGGCGGCATCCCCTGCGGCCCCATCAACCCGATCAGCCGGGTCATGGAAGACCCGCACCTGCTCGCGCGGAAGATGCTCGTCGAGGTCGCGCATCCCGTCGCCGGCCTGATGAAGATTCCCGGCGTGCCGATCAAGTTCTCCGATACCCTCTCGGAAGTCCGCGGCCCCGCTCCCCTGCTGGGCGAGCATACCGCCGCGGTCCTGGGCGAGATGCTCGGGCTGGGCCCCGTCGAGATCGAGTCCCTCAAGGCCCAGCAGGTGATCTGA
- a CDS encoding radical SAM protein produces MCYSIPGKVVRIEGRNVTVEYFGEPRRAISEMHDLTVGDYVYAQGGFVIQRIPATEADSVLAFWKETFFELQERDLQLSRLRLDDSSIDRGLLSLFDRALEERPVTDDDLEQLLTLESPSEVEYLFRVANFLRHKRQGNSCCVHGIIEFSSHCSGACLYCGLSAGNTALPRYRLDRDALLGAVREAVEIWGFKTLVLQSGEDAGRTVDELVEIIAEIKARWPLLLFISVGEISIDALRRCYDAGARGLLMRFETSNPDLYARMRPGRRLEDRLTLLRAARETGYLLITGGLVGLPGQTVRDLVGDIRTAVSLQPDMFSFGPLVPHPATPLAGAVAAGTLMMTRKLMAACRIAEPRDARLVVTTAFETLEPRAREMGLTAGANSLMLNLTPEAVRPAYDLYPGRAHAHESVAGQIEDALALLNRLGRAPTDLGAGNGLGIGGAETSETAR; encoded by the coding sequence ATGTGCTACTCAATACCGGGAAAGGTCGTGCGCATCGAGGGACGGAACGTCACCGTCGAGTATTTTGGCGAGCCTCGTCGCGCGATCAGCGAGATGCACGACCTCACCGTCGGTGACTACGTCTACGCCCAGGGCGGTTTCGTCATCCAGCGCATCCCCGCTACCGAAGCTGATTCCGTGCTGGCCTTCTGGAAGGAGACCTTCTTCGAACTCCAGGAGCGCGACCTCCAGCTTTCGCGGCTCCGACTCGACGACAGTTCGATCGATCGCGGCCTGCTGAGCCTGTTTGACCGTGCCCTAGAGGAGCGGCCCGTAACCGACGACGATCTCGAACAGCTTCTTACCCTCGAATCGCCGTCCGAGGTCGAGTATCTGTTCCGCGTCGCGAACTTCCTCCGCCATAAACGCCAGGGAAACTCCTGCTGCGTGCATGGGATCATCGAGTTCTCGAGCCACTGCTCCGGTGCCTGTCTCTATTGCGGTCTCTCGGCCGGAAATACGGCGCTCCCGCGGTACAGGCTCGATCGGGATGCCCTGCTGGGCGCGGTGCGCGAAGCGGTCGAAATCTGGGGGTTCAAGACGCTGGTGCTCCAGTCGGGCGAGGACGCCGGCCGTACCGTCGATGAACTGGTCGAAATCATCGCCGAAATCAAGGCCCGGTGGCCGCTGCTGCTGTTCATCAGCGTCGGCGAGATCAGCATCGACGCTCTTCGGCGTTGCTACGATGCGGGTGCCCGGGGCCTGTTGATGCGCTTCGAGACCTCGAATCCCGATCTCTACGCGCGCATGCGGCCGGGGCGACGGCTCGAGGACCGGCTAACCCTGCTTCGCGCCGCCCGCGAGACGGGCTATCTGCTGATCACCGGCGGTCTCGTGGGCCTGCCCGGCCAGACGGTCCGCGACCTGGTCGGCGACATCCGCACCGCCGTTTCCCTGCAGCCCGACATGTTCTCGTTCGGGCCGCTGGTGCCGCACCCCGCGACCCCGCTCGCCGGAGCCGTCGCCGCGGGAACGCTGATGATGACCCGCAAACTCATGGCGGCCTGCCGTATCGCCGAACCGCGCGACGCCAGGCTCGTCGTGACGACCGCGTTCGAAACCCTCGAGCCGCGTGCCCGCGAGATGGGGCTGACGGCCGGGGCGAACTCCCTGATGTTGAACCTGACGCCCGAAGCCGTGCGGCCCGCCTACGACCTGTATCCGGGGCGGGCCCACGCGCATGAGAGCGTTGCCGGCCAGATCGAAGACGCGCTGGCGCTGCTGAACCGGCTCGGCCGGGCCCCCACCGATCTCGGGGCCGGAAACGGGCTCGGAATCGGCGGCGCGGAGACGTCCGAGACAGCGAGGTGA
- a CDS encoding phenylpyruvate tautomerase MIF-related protein, producing the protein MPFLRLTSSAPETPAKAAALAEELSQAVSRLLGKPETYVMISVEKAEMRMSGTDEPAAFVDLRSIGGFSTQKNKAISEAVSAIVNKHLGISGSRIFLNFTDIPASSWGWNGGTFG; encoded by the coding sequence ATGCCCTTTCTTCGCTTGACCAGTTCCGCTCCCGAAACGCCCGCGAAGGCCGCCGCGCTCGCCGAAGAGCTTTCGCAGGCCGTTTCCCGCCTGCTCGGGAAGCCCGAGACCTACGTCATGATCTCGGTCGAGAAAGCCGAGATGCGCATGTCCGGAACCGACGAACCGGCGGCGTTCGTCGATCTGCGCAGCATCGGCGGCTTTTCGACGCAGAAGAACAAGGCCATCAGCGAAGCGGTTTCGGCGATCGTGAACAAGCACCTCGGCATTTCCGGAAGCCGGATTTTTCTCAATTTCACGGATATTCCGGCGTCTTCCTGGGGCTGGAACGGCGGCACCTTCGGGTGA
- a CDS encoding proton-conducting transporter membrane subunit: protein MVSWLLIVLIAGPILFGLGILLVPARELRVGLTLAAAGVTAAAALFLSRWGPAYGEIHASSHALPILLDWLMIAAVIAIGHFTRHTAVLVMGVVQAAMGLALEFLPRAPQTATQAAFVFDQLSLILVLITSVVGALVLVYAVGYMDRHEHHGPQGQADQGRFFFFLTAFLGAMNGLVLANDMRWLSAFWEATTLCSFFLIGHDRTPEADHSARRAILINVFGGMCLQTGWLVAVLKGNGDALTTLNQAHTLVPLAFLAVAAMTKSAQMPFQSWLLGAMLAPTPVSALLHSSTMVNAGVYLMMRMAPGYGGSRLATVIALAGAFSFMATSALAVGQSNGKKVLAYSTIANLALIIACAGMSTPLGYAAAFLLIVFHAITKGLLFICMGTIEQAIGSRDIEDMHGMMKKMPFTTVIAIVGMIAMLMPPFGVLLGKWIAIETAVHSPVVMLMIVLGSALTVVFWAKWLGRIVTVSYHHKYTMEELPPVMSGSMLALGIATLLSGFFAFPLFERFIKPLARVMFPLSSQTDASWKMLQMTESFMTWPIYALAALLVGSVLLMFRSVHDGKIRRPFMCGENVTDGQLSYEFRSIMDRREVAMSRSYYFASIFGEESVTSWADPVALALVLSLFGVIAI from the coding sequence ATGGTGTCCTGGCTCCTGATCGTCCTAATCGCCGGTCCGATCCTGTTCGGACTCGGCATCCTGCTCGTTCCGGCCCGCGAACTCCGGGTCGGTCTGACGCTCGCCGCCGCCGGCGTCACGGCCGCAGCCGCGCTCTTCCTGTCACGGTGGGGCCCCGCTTACGGCGAGATTCACGCCTCATCGCACGCCCTGCCGATCCTTCTCGACTGGCTGATGATCGCCGCCGTCATCGCGATCGGGCACTTCACCAGGCATACGGCGGTTCTCGTGATGGGCGTCGTTCAGGCCGCCATGGGGCTCGCCCTGGAATTCCTGCCGCGCGCGCCGCAGACGGCCACCCAGGCGGCGTTCGTGTTCGACCAGCTCTCGCTGATTCTCGTCCTGATCACATCCGTCGTAGGTGCGCTGGTTCTCGTCTACGCCGTAGGCTATATGGACCGGCACGAGCACCACGGGCCGCAAGGCCAGGCGGACCAGGGCCGGTTCTTCTTTTTCCTGACCGCCTTCCTCGGGGCCATGAACGGCCTCGTGCTGGCCAACGACATGCGCTGGCTGTCGGCGTTCTGGGAAGCCACCACGCTATGTTCGTTTTTCCTCATCGGGCACGACCGCACGCCCGAAGCCGACCACAGCGCCCGTCGGGCCATTCTCATCAACGTGTTCGGCGGAATGTGCCTGCAGACAGGCTGGCTCGTGGCCGTTCTCAAAGGGAACGGCGACGCGCTGACCACCTTGAACCAGGCTCATACCCTCGTCCCGCTGGCGTTCCTGGCCGTCGCAGCCATGACGAAGTCGGCGCAGATGCCGTTCCAAAGCTGGCTTCTCGGTGCCATGCTCGCCCCAACGCCCGTTTCGGCGCTCCTCCACTCGAGCACGATGGTGAACGCCGGCGTGTATCTCATGATGCGAATGGCACCCGGCTACGGCGGTTCGAGACTCGCAACGGTCATCGCGCTCGCCGGGGCGTTCTCGTTCATGGCCACCTCGGCCCTCGCCGTCGGCCAGAGTAACGGAAAAAAGGTCCTGGCCTACTCGACGATCGCGAATCTGGCCCTGATCATCGCCTGTGCGGGCATGTCCACGCCGCTCGGCTACGCGGCCGCCTTCCTGCTGATCGTGTTCCACGCGATCACAAAGGGACTGCTGTTCATCTGCATGGGCACGATCGAACAGGCGATCGGCAGCCGCGATATCGAGGACATGCACGGCATGATGAAAAAAATGCCCTTCACGACCGTAATCGCCATCGTCGGCATGATCGCGATGCTGATGCCGCCGTTCGGCGTTCTCCTCGGAAAATGGATCGCGATCGAGACCGCCGTCCACTCGCCGGTCGTGATGCTGATGATCGTTCTCGGAAGCGCTCTCACCGTCGTGTTCTGGGCCAAATGGCTCGGCCGCATCGTGACCGTTTCATACCACCACAAATACACGATGGAGGAACTCCCTCCCGTCATGAGCGGTTCGATGCTGGCGCTGGGCATCGCGACTCTTTTGAGCGGGTTCTTCGCGTTCCCGCTCTTCGAGCGTTTCATCAAGCCGTTGGCCAGAGTGATGTTTCCCCTCTCGAGCCAGACCGATGCATCCTGGAAGATGCTCCAGATGACGGAGTCCTTCATGACCTGGCCCATCTACGCGCTCGCCGCCCTGCTCGTCGGCTCGGTTCTGCTGATGTTCAGGTCCGTCCACGACGGGAAGATCCGAAGGCCGTTCATGTGCGGGGAAAACGTCACCGACGGACAGTTGTCGTACGAATTCCGCAGCATCATGGACCGCAGGGAAGTCGCGATGTCGCGAAGCTACTACTTCGCTTCCATCTTCGGCGAGGAAAGCGTCACCTCCTGGGCCGACCCCGTCGCGCTGGCCCTTGTTCTCAGCCTGTTCGGAGTGATCGCGATATGA
- the pgi gene encoding glucose-6-phosphate isomerase, translating into MDKLIRSGSPLTRSPEWRALKDHHQNVRHMHMRDLFSQDPDRFAKYSVEFEDILVDYSKNRITDSTMPLLIALAKASGVKDAAKSMYRGDRINWTEGRAVLHIALRNRSNTPIFVDGEDVMPAVNAVLERMRLFTERLRSGEWRGYTGKPIKTVVNIGIGGSDLGPVMVCEALKPYAKGGPAVRFVSNVDGTDFYEKTRDLDPAETLFVVASKTFTTQETMTNAHTARRWLLAALSDEKAVRNHFVALSTNGKLVEQFGIDPSNMFEFWDWVGGRYSFTSAIGLPIACAIGFDRFVEILEGAHAMDRHFMEAPPEKNIPMILALLGIWYNNFFGAESHAILPYDQYLSRFAAYFQQGDMESNGKRVDREGNPIEYQTGPIIWGEPGTNGQHAFYQLIHQGTKLIPCDFIGCVNSQNPIGDHHLKLMANFFAQTEALMKGKTEDEVRAELNGSVSETQLEMLVPHKVFPGNRPTNSILVKKLTPRVLGILVSMYEMKIFTQGIIWRIDSFDQWGVELGKVLAKTILNEEEEFIAGQEPDLFHHDCSTQSLLRYFAKNRE; encoded by the coding sequence ATGGACAAGTTGATCCGCAGCGGGTCTCCCCTCACCCGCAGCCCGGAATGGCGCGCCCTCAAGGATCATCACCAGAATGTCCGCCACATGCACATGCGCGACCTGTTCTCACAGGATCCGGACCGGTTCGCGAAATACAGCGTCGAGTTCGAGGACATCCTCGTCGACTACTCGAAGAACCGGATCACCGACTCGACGATGCCGCTTCTGATCGCCCTCGCGAAGGCCTCAGGGGTGAAGGATGCGGCCAAATCGATGTATCGCGGCGACCGCATCAACTGGACCGAGGGCCGCGCGGTTCTTCACATCGCGCTTCGCAACCGTTCGAACACGCCCATTTTCGTTGACGGCGAGGATGTGATGCCGGCGGTCAACGCCGTTCTCGAACGGATGCGTCTGTTCACCGAGCGGCTGCGATCGGGCGAATGGCGCGGTTACACGGGGAAACCCATCAAGACCGTCGTCAACATCGGCATCGGAGGCTCCGATCTCGGGCCCGTGATGGTCTGTGAGGCGCTCAAGCCGTATGCAAAGGGGGGGCCGGCCGTTCGGTTCGTGTCGAACGTCGACGGGACGGACTTCTACGAGAAGACGCGCGATCTCGACCCGGCCGAGACGCTGTTCGTCGTCGCATCGAAAACGTTCACCACGCAGGAAACGATGACCAACGCCCACACGGCGCGCCGGTGGCTGCTCGCCGCGCTTTCCGACGAGAAGGCCGTGCGGAACCATTTCGTGGCCCTTTCGACGAACGGGAAGCTGGTGGAGCAGTTCGGCATCGACCCGTCCAACATGTTCGAGTTCTGGGACTGGGTCGGCGGACGGTATTCGTTCACATCGGCCATCGGTCTGCCGATCGCCTGCGCCATCGGATTCGACCGCTTCGTCGAGATTCTCGAGGGCGCGCATGCGATGGACCGGCACTTCATGGAGGCGCCGCCCGAGAAGAACATCCCGATGATCCTGGCCCTGCTGGGCATCTGGTACAACAATTTCTTCGGCGCCGAGTCCCATGCGATTCTGCCCTACGACCAGTATCTGAGCCGCTTCGCCGCGTATTTCCAGCAGGGCGATATGGAAAGCAACGGCAAGCGCGTCGACCGCGAGGGCAATCCCATCGAGTACCAGACCGGGCCGATCATCTGGGGCGAGCCCGGAACGAACGGCCAGCACGCCTTCTACCAGCTGATCCACCAGGGAACAAAGCTGATTCCATGCGACTTCATCGGCTGCGTCAATTCCCAGAACCCGATCGGCGACCATCATCTCAAGCTGATGGCCAACTTCTTCGCCCAGACCGAAGCCCTGATGAAGGGCAAGACCGAAGACGAAGTCCGGGCCGAACTCAACGGCTCAGTATCCGAAACACAGCTTGAAATGTTGGTTCCGCACAAGGTCTTCCCCGGAAACCGGCCCACCAACTCGATTCTCGTAAAGAAACTGACGCCGCGCGTGCTCGGCATCCTCGTCTCGATGTACGAGATGAAGATCTTCACGCAGGGCATCATCTGGCGCATCGACAGCTTCGACCAGTGGGGCGTCGAGCTGGGGAAGGTGCTGGCGAAGACGATTCTGAACGAGGAAGAGGAGTTCATCGCGGGCCAGGAGCCCGACTTGTTCCATCACGATTGCTCTACGCAGTCCCTCCTTCGCTACTTCGCCAAAAATCGCGAATGA
- a CDS encoding NADH-quinone oxidoreductase subunit C: protein MAVNLPDLTDLTVDTIDDAVAEKHRTGWRFVTMTCVDRGDGLDLMYHFDKEYRLVTLRLRVGHGQAVPSVSNVYFAAAVVENEVKDMFGVPFTGLAIDFGGRFLLTENAPKAPQCREGSGIDLRLKQPAEPSSTGGN, encoded by the coding sequence ATGGCCGTCAATCTTCCTGATCTGACCGATCTGACCGTCGATACCATCGACGACGCGGTCGCCGAAAAGCATCGCACCGGCTGGCGCTTCGTCACCATGACCTGCGTCGACAGGGGCGACGGGCTCGACCTGATGTACCACTTCGACAAGGAATACCGGCTCGTCACGCTGCGGCTGAGGGTTGGGCATGGCCAGGCGGTTCCCAGCGTGTCGAACGTCTACTTCGCTGCGGCCGTCGTCGAGAACGAGGTGAAGGACATGTTCGGCGTCCCGTTCACCGGCCTTGCGATCGACTTCGGTGGCCGGTTCCTGCTCACCGAGAATGCCCCAAAGGCGCCGCAGTGCCGCGAAGGCTCGGGCATCGATCTGCGGCTGAAACAGCCGGCCGAACCGTCGTCAACGGGAGGAAACTGA
- a CDS encoding carbon-nitrogen hydrolase family protein — protein sequence MKRIVTAAIQFAAKPMAVEENMDRAYALLTECHKASKADLVVFQESVTTGFTPLGGAKDLWNVVDTIPGRLTDRVVAWAKEFNTYIVFPTYERGKREGQVYNSAALIGPEGILGVYRKTHPFPTERLEGGGWTTPGSKPFCVETPIGNIGIVICYDGDFPELARVTTLQGAEIICRPSAFMRTFDHWELTNRARAYDNHVYWIATNSVGVDASGSYFFGSSMIIHPSGVKMAQARASDEFVWAELDPDPIRTVVPNSSSPQIFDHIEDRNVVSYTGIMKTGRSSFEPARRVPYQRWR from the coding sequence ATGAAGCGCATTGTCACGGCGGCCATACAGTTCGCAGCCAAGCCCATGGCGGTCGAAGAAAACATGGATCGCGCCTACGCTCTGCTCACCGAGTGCCACAAGGCATCCAAGGCTGACCTCGTCGTCTTCCAGGAAAGCGTCACCACCGGCTTCACGCCGCTCGGCGGGGCCAAAGACCTCTGGAACGTTGTCGACACCATCCCCGGCAGGCTCACCGACAGGGTCGTGGCTTGGGCGAAAGAGTTCAACACCTATATCGTCTTCCCGACCTACGAACGCGGCAAACGCGAAGGTCAGGTGTACAACAGCGCCGCGCTGATAGGTCCCGAGGGCATTCTCGGGGTGTATCGCAAGACCCACCCGTTCCCCACCGAACGCCTCGAGGGCGGCGGCTGGACGACTCCCGGCAGCAAGCCGTTCTGTGTCGAGACCCCCATCGGCAACATCGGCATCGTGATCTGCTACGACGGCGACTTCCCGGAACTGGCCCGCGTGACCACCCTGCAGGGCGCCGAGATCATCTGCCGCCCCTCCGCGTTCATGCGCACCTTCGACCACTGGGAACTCACGAATCGCGCCCGCGCCTACGACAACCACGTCTACTGGATCGCAACCAACAGCGTCGGCGTCGATGCCAGCGGGTCCTACTTCTTCGGTTCCTCCATGATCATCCATCCCAGCGGCGTCAAGATGGCCCAGGCCCGCGCCAGCGACGAGTTCGTCTGGGCCGAACTCGACCCCGACCCGATCCGCACCGTCGTGCCGAACTCCTCGTCGCCCCAGATCTTCGACCACATCGAGGACCGCAACGTCGTCTCCTACACCGGCATCATGAAGACCGGCCGCTCCTCCTTCGAGCCGGCCCGCCGCGTTCCCTACCAGCGCTGGCGGTGA